ATTTTATTGATTTTGTCCTAATTTGAGGCGTCTCAACAGTAACACTAATATTAGGCTTAACTAAAATAGTTCCGCCTTGTGTTATAATTTTTTGTTCCTGTTCCTCTATAAATGGCTGGATATTAGATTTTAAAAATTGATCAGAAGAATTAAATGTTGTTGGTATGCCTATTTCTTCAATAAATTCTTCTTGATTTTCATTTAAAAAATGATAAAAAATAGATTCTTGGCCAATCATGCTTACATTTATCTCTTTTGCTTTTAAATTATCAAAAACAACCAAAACAAAGATAATAATAAAAGTAACAAAAAAAATTGAATAACGAGATAATAAAATAAGGGCTGGTTTCAAACCCACCCCTACTAAAATTTTTTGAATTTGTTTTTTTAAAAATAAATAACTTTTATAACTATATAAAGATAAAATCTTTATAAGATTATGAATATTTAAAAAAACAAAAACAATTATTTTTTTAAATTGCTTTATTAAAAAAACCACTATTTTTTTAAATAAACGAGAAAAAAAAAATAATTTAAGAATAAATAAAAGAAAAAATTTTTTTCTTTTATTTATATTCTCCTCCTTTTTAGGATTAGGAGGCTTTCCTTCTTCATTTGTATTTTGAGACTGATTTATTAGCATAACATAAATTATGTTAATACCAATTTTGAAAATGTCAAGGGAAAAATGAAAAAATATTCAACTTATTGGTTTTTATCAGCTAATATTGCACAAACTATAAATTGAATGGCTTTATACAAAAATTTGACAAAATTTGTCAAAAAGATAAAATTAAAACACAAAATACTTATTTTACAAACTACAAACTAATTTCTATTTTTATGCATATTTCCTTATCTCCAGAAACAATTTTTTTTGTTGGAAAATTTCCAGTAACTAATACTCTTCTTACTTGCTGGATTGCGATGATTATTCTAATAATTATTGCTTTTTTAATTTCAAAAAAAATACAACTTTTACCCAAAAGATTTCAAAATGTAATTGAAATACTCATTGAAAGTCTTTTAAAATTAGTTCAGGATATTACAAACAATAAAAAACAAACAGAAAAATTTTTCCCCTTAGTGGCAACAATTTTCATTTTTGTTTTATTTTCAAATTGGCTGGGAATATTCCCAGGAGTCGGCACTATTGGATTTAAAGAAAATGGGGTTTTTGTTCCTTTTTTTCGCTCTGTTTATTCAGACCTTAATATGACCATAGCCTTAGCCTTAATTTCTGTATTCGCTTGTCAATTTTTTGGAATTATTGCTTGTGGCTTTTTAAAATATGCTGGAAAATTTATAAATTTCAAAAGTCCAATAACATTTTTTGTTGGCATTTTAGAATTAATTTCTGAAATAGCAAAATTAATTTCTTTTTCTTTCCGATTATTTGGAAACATTTTTGCCGGAGAGGTTTTACTTGTCGTTATCGCTTTTTTAGTCCCATTTATTATTCCTTTGCCATTTATGGCCTTGGAATTATTTGTTGGCTTTATTCAAGCTTTAGTTTTCGCTATGCTTACTCTTGTGTTTTTAAAAATGGCAACAATTATTCACGATGAACATTAAAAAATGCACAGATTAAACCCCACGGTTGGGATGTTCTAAAATAGAGATAGCATAAATTTTACATTATTTGTACAATTTTCAATTGTTTCTTGTATTTTGTTTAAATTATTTTTACGAAAAATATTAATTACCAAATTTCTGATTAAAGAATAATTTGCAGGAGCATTTCTTTACGGTTAGGGAAATTAATTAAGCCCCCTTGATAAAGGGGGTTGGGGGATTTCAGAAATTAAGAAACCTTTCCGTTTTTAAGCCCCCTTGATAAAGGGGGTTGGGGGATTTCAGAAATTAAGAAACCCTCTAAATCTCCCTTATCAGGGAGACTTTATAAAAGAAGGATTTTCAAAATTATTTTTATTTTTTGTAGAACAGCCCAACCGTGGGTTCAACCCGTGCAAAATGTCATAAATAAATTTGACAATTGACAAAAAAATATGAAATAATAAATAAACCAAAATCTAAATTTTATTTTTTATTAAATCGCGTATAATTTTACATGCGCGAAAAAAGGAATCAATTATGGAACCTAATACTGGATTAGATCTTAAATCATTGGCCGTTGCCATTGCTATTGGTTTGGGAGCAATGGGTCCTGGAATCGGAATTGGACTTTTAGCCTCAAAAGCCATGGAAGCAATTGGAAGAAATCCTGAAGCTTCAGGAAAAATTCAAACAGCCATGATTTTAGCTATTGCTTTTACTGAAGCAATAGCAATTTATGCTTTAGTGGTCGCATTAATTATTAAATTTACATAAAACTATTTAACGTCTAAATTTATTTTCTAGTTTTTATTGCTTTATATGTTTCAACTATTTCATAATTTAGGAATTGAACCATTGCTTCTGCTTGCCCAGATAGTAAATTTTTTTTTATTGCTTTTTATATTAAAAAAATTTTTATATCATCCAGTTATTAAAATACTTGATGAACGAGCAAAAAAAATAGAAAAAAGCTTAAAAGAAGCGGAAGAAATTAGAAAAAAAAGAATAGAAATAGAAGAGCAAAAAATAGAAGAACTTTTAAAAGCAAGAATAAAAGCAGAAGAAATTTTAAAAAAAGCAAAAGAAATAGGAGAAAAAATAAGGATAGAAATAAATAATGAAACAGAGCAAAAGACTCAAGAAATGATTTTAAAAGCGCAACAAGAGATAAAACAAGAAAAAATAAAAGTAATAGAAGACGCAAAAAAAGAAATTGGGGATTTAGTAATTTTATTAGCTGAAAAAATGCTTAAAGAAAAAATAGACCAAAAAAAAGATAAAGAATTAATTGAAAAAATAATTAAATTTTAATTATTTTTGATATTAATAAAGATTTAAATTTACAAAAAGTCATTTAAGAATGCTATTAAAATAGCATTCTTAAATGAAAAAATTAAAAGAGAAGAAAAAAATATAACGAATTAAATCTACAATTATAAATTTATCCATGGAGAGGTGCCTGAGTGGTTGAAAGGGGCACCCTGCTAAGGTGTTATACCTTAATCGGTATCGAGGGTTCGAATCCCTCCCTCTCCGCCAGTTAGGAAATGTCTTTGCTGGCTCGCCCTCTACGAGGGCTCGCCAGCCGATTTTAAGCGCAAATTGGAATTTTTTTTCTGGTTCCGGAGTATGTTTTTTTTGTTCTTTTTTTACCATATAATTTTTATTTTATCACCGACATGTAATTTTTCAGCATGAATATAGAGTCGGCTTTCAAATGATTTCTAATCCACGCTTTTTCTTTTTCACTATCAACAAGCTCTCCCAATCCCTGCAACATCTGATTGTCTTTAACTTTTTCTATAAATGATATGCAATCAGCCAAATATTCCTTGGTAGTTTTACTGGTTCTTTCTTTGATCACTTCAGCGTTAATATCCCAATTGCTTTTGGCAAAATAATGAATATCAAAAATATCTCTCATGGCAGTTTCATTCCTTAGAGTTAAAGCTGAGAGCTTACTAGCAAACAAATAATCTTTTTTAGCGACAAACATGGAGATACCGAGATATTCTTTCATCTCGTAGTGGTTTTGGATATTTTCTACCAATTTTCTGACATTAATTTCAACCTTGATATTGTGGTCATCATCGCCGTAGGAGAGCAGGGCAAAGACAGTAAACCTCTTGATGTACTGATCTTTAACCTCTCCGTACTTGCCTAAAATAGCTACAATTTTTTCAAATACCATTTTTTGATTTTCCTCGTTCACTACCAGTAAATCAAAATCCAAGTCTACCGAAAATCTCGGCAGGTTATAAAATAAATAGGCACAAGTACCACCCTTAAATCCCAAGAGCGGACTGATTGTGACATCGGTATAGATGTCTTTCAAAACCTGCCCCATTATTAATTGATGTTTTTCTCTATTGAGCATAATTTTTGCAATATTTATTCAATCGTTTTATCAATTGCTTGTTGTTGTAAATTTTTACTAACTCATTGCACTTTTCCCAATTGATTGATTTCAAATTATCAAAGTAGTAATTCGGAAATAAATAAATCATATCCAAGAATGCTCTTTCCGGAGTGGCCACGCTGTAGTTGCCTTTACTAACGACACCGGTGGAATTGTAAAGAACCGCATCTTTTAATTTTCTAAAGGTAAAAGTGTATTTATCTATGGTCATAGTTTTCGGCCATTTTGATGCCACGAAGATCGTATCGTAGTGCTGGAAAATAACACCGGCTTCTCTCAAAACTGTCTCAAAGCTGATATAAGCCGGTGTATAGATACTGATTGCTAATTCTTTCGGATTGTAGTCTTTGTTCTTGGCAAAAACTCCCCGAGTTAGTCTGATCAGGGCTTTTTGCTTTACGTAGTAGGCAGTTTTGGCATATAGACTTTCCTCGTTGTTTTCTTGCCAAATTAAAGCCAAGTCCTTATTGGTTAGGATTGTCTTTGAAGATTGGTATAATTTTGTGATTAAGCTATCCATATTGATAATATATGATGGAACTGATAAATTATCATAGTTCCATTGTATATTATTGACAAATATTAGTCAAGCGATATTAAAAAAGCTTATTTTACGTCTATTTTTTGTTTTTAAGCCAGTAAGCTCCAAAATAAGTGGCAATCGGCATTGATAGGGCAACACCAATACTGCCGACAAATGTTCTGACAATTTCAGTTGCTATCATTTCATTGTTGATGATCTGGCTAAAAGATAAAAATGGTTCTTGCTAAATTGTAAATAAAAGCAATAACGGCAAAGAAGCTCCGACATAAGTCAAAAATAAAGTATTTACCATCGTCCCTAAATGAGTATTCCCGACTTTAAAAGAGACCCTACATAAAATTGTTCTGGCGGGGTTTAAGCAATTCGAATTAAGTGGGTCGCACTGTTGTCATAAGTATTGCAAAACATAGGAATTTTGTAAATATGTGGCGTACGATTTTTCCCGCCCTTGATTTATTTTTTTTAATCTTATACAATCTTACATATAATATATATAAGATTATGAACAATAAATTCAACAATAGAATACAGAATCTTTCGCAGGATATTTATAAGCTTATAGACGAAATTGATTTATTAAAAAGCAAATGGGTTTCCGGCGCGAAGCTGGATTCACAGGTGCTTGGCAAACTTAAAAAATCCGTGCTTGTCACTTCAACTGGCGCCTCTACAAGAATTGAGGGATCGGAGCTTTCTGATGAAGACGTCGAGCGAGTGATACGCGGGCTTTCCATCCAAAAATTCAAGAATCGCGACAAGCAAGAAGTCCGTGGCTATTTTGAAATTCTCACTAATGTTTTTGAAACGTTTAAGTCAATCCCTTTTTCCGAAAGCACAATCAAATTTTTCCACAGAGAATTATTGAAATATACCGAGAAAGATATTGTTCATCGTGGAAACTACAAATCAACCGATAATAAAGTGGCAATGGTTAATTCCGATGGTGAACCGACTCAAATCTTGTTTGATACGACTTCGTCATTTTTAACACCAAAAGAAATGCAGGAATTGGTTGAATGGACACAGAATGCTTTTTTGGAAAAGAAATTTCATCCACTCGTAATTATTGGAAATTTTATTGTTGAGTTTTTACTTATTCATCCCTTCGCCGATGGCAACGGGCGACTTTCACGCGTTCTGTCTAATTTACTTCTACTCCAACACGGCTATGAATATATGCCATATATTTCTCAAGAAAAATTAATTGAAGATAATAAGCCGGAATATTATGTCGCCCTACGACAAAGTCAAAAAACTTTTCGTACCGATAAAGAAAATATAGTTCCGTGGCTTTCCTTTTTCTTTAAAATAATTCTTGAACAATCTAAAAGAGCCATTCAACTGCTTTCAAAAGAAGAAGTTGGAAAGCTTTTATCTCCGCAACAACAAATCATCTGGGATTTTGTTTTGAAATCCAATACCGAGATTACACCATTAGAGATATTCAAAGCAACGAACATCCCTCGACCGACAATTAATCAAGCACTCGTTAAACTTTTGCGGTTGAAATGGATCGAAAAAATTGGATTGGGAAGGGGGACGAGGTACAAGAGGAATAAATAATATGTAGGCTCTGCCGTATCCGAGTCGCGCG
The sequence above is a segment of the Candidatus Kuenenbacteria bacterium HGW-Kuenenbacteria-1 genome. Coding sequences within it:
- the atpF gene encoding ATP synthase F0 subunit B — protein: MFQLFHNLGIEPLLLLAQIVNFFLLLFILKKFLYHPVIKILDERAKKIEKSLKEAEEIRKKRIEIEEQKIEELLKARIKAEEILKKAKEIGEKIRIEINNETEQKTQEMILKAQQEIKQEKIKVIEDAKKEIGDLVILLAEKMLKEKIDQKKDKELIEKIIKF
- a CDS encoding Fic family protein; translation: MGRTVVISIAKHRNFVNMWRTIFPALDLFFLILYNLTYNIYKIMNNKFNNRIQNLSQDIYKLIDEIDLLKSKWVSGAKLDSQVLGKLKKSVLVTSTGASTRIEGSELSDEDVERVIRGLSIQKFKNRDKQEVRGYFEILTNVFETFKSIPFSESTIKFFHRELLKYTEKDIVHRGNYKSTDNKVAMVNSDGEPTQILFDTTSSFLTPKEMQELVEWTQNAFLEKKFHPLVIIGNFIVEFLLIHPFADGNGRLSRVLSNLLLLQHGYEYMPYISQEKLIEDNKPEYYVALRQSQKTFRTDKENIVPWLSFFFKIILEQSKRAIQLLSKEEVGKLLSPQQQIIWDFVLKSNTEITPLEIFKATNIPRPTINQALVKLLRLKWIEKIGLGRGTRYKRNK
- the atpB gene encoding ATP synthase F0 subunit A, which encodes MNGFIQKFDKICQKDKIKTQNTYFTNYKLISIFMHISLSPETIFFVGKFPVTNTLLTCWIAMIILIIIAFLISKKIQLLPKRFQNVIEILIESLLKLVQDITNNKKQTEKFFPLVATIFIFVLFSNWLGIFPGVGTIGFKENGVFVPFFRSVYSDLNMTIALALISVFACQFFGIIACGFLKYAGKFINFKSPITFFVGILELISEIAKLISFSFRLFGNIFAGEVLLVVIAFLVPFIIPLPFMALELFVGFIQALVFAMLTLVFLKMATIIHDEH
- the atpE gene encoding ATP synthase F0 subunit C; this translates as MEPNTGLDLKSLAVAIAIGLGAMGPGIGIGLLASKAMEAIGRNPEASGKIQTAMILAIAFTEAIAIYALVVALIIKFT